A DNA window from Camelina sativa cultivar DH55 chromosome 17, Cs, whole genome shotgun sequence contains the following coding sequences:
- the LOC104754335 gene encoding LIM domain-containing protein PLIM2b-like has protein sequence MSFTGTLDKCNACDKTVYVVDMLSIEGMPYHKSCFRCTHCKGTLVMSNYSSMDGVLYCKTHFEQLFKESGNFSKNFQPGKTEKPELTRTPSKISSIFCGTQDKCAACEKTVYPLEKVQMEGECFHKTCFRCAHGGCTLTHSSYASLDSVLYCRHHFNQLFMEKGNYAHVLQATNHRRTASGNILPAEATEDIAVETKEENGDSQS, from the exons atgtctTTCACAGGAACTCTCGACAAATGCAATGCTTGCGATAAGACAGTGTATGTGGTGGACATGTTGTCCATTGAAGGGATGCCTTACCACAAGTCTTGCTTCAGGTGCACCCATTGCAAAGGAACCCTTGTG ATGAGCAACTATTCCTCCATGGACGGAGTCTTGTACTGCAAGACTCATTTTGAGCAATTGTTCAAGGAGTCTGGCAATTTCAGCAAAAATTTTCAACCAG GAAAAACTGAGAAGCCTGAGCTG ACTAGGACTCCCAGCAAGATATCTTCCATCTTCTGTGGAACACAAGACAAGTGTGCCGCATGCGAAAAAACTGTTTACCCTCTTGAAAAG GTACAAATGGAAGGAGAATGCTTCCATAAGACATGTTTCCGGTGCGCTCACGGTGGCTGTACGCTCACTCATTCCTCTTACGCCTCCCTAGACAGCGTTCTCTATTGTCGGCATCACTTTAACCAACTCTTCATGGAGAAAGGAAACTACGCTCACGTGCTCCAAGCGACGAACCACCGTCGCACAGCCTCAGGCAACATTCTTCCTGCAGAGGCTACGGAAGATATCGCAGTGGAGACCAAGGAAGAAAACGGCGATTCACAGTCTTGA